A genomic region of Methylobacterium durans contains the following coding sequences:
- a CDS encoding helix-turn-helix domain-containing protein has translation MIFTSIQSTHRVEPKRAFDYWRSTALARVDATPLESETGFAASRLLAVFDHGMLMRTRSSPLVVERQPQQIRRDGHDDVCLSLIVGGCGHQEQGNRGGIIGVGDIGLVSLDRPFVLGAREPYEELRLNIPRPLFLAHVGPVEEVAGRRFPASALGDLFASYLGTFAATVERMSEAEAAPALEGALHLLRGILQHPGERREADLSATALRSLAQAYIERRLHDPDLGPAGLCAALRVSRTRLYAAFAAEGGIAAAIRDARLDRAHRRLSSAAGDADTIAGVMKACGYVDAASFSRAFRRRFGLAPRDVRPTRR, from the coding sequence GTGATCTTCACCAGCATCCAATCGACGCATCGGGTCGAGCCGAAGCGCGCCTTCGATTACTGGCGCAGCACGGCGCTCGCGCGGGTCGATGCCACGCCGCTCGAATCGGAGACGGGGTTCGCGGCGAGCCGCCTGCTCGCGGTGTTCGACCACGGCATGCTGATGCGTACCCGCAGCAGCCCGCTCGTCGTCGAGCGGCAGCCGCAGCAGATCCGCCGGGACGGCCACGACGACGTCTGCCTCAGCCTGATCGTCGGCGGGTGCGGCCATCAGGAGCAGGGCAATCGGGGCGGCATCATCGGCGTGGGCGATATCGGCCTCGTCTCCCTCGACCGGCCCTTCGTCCTCGGCGCGCGCGAGCCCTACGAGGAACTCCGCCTCAACATCCCGCGCCCCCTCTTCCTCGCCCATGTCGGCCCCGTGGAGGAGGTCGCCGGGCGCCGCTTCCCCGCGAGCGCGCTCGGTGACCTCTTCGCGAGCTATCTCGGCACCTTCGCCGCCACGGTCGAGCGCATGTCGGAGGCCGAGGCCGCCCCCGCCCTCGAGGGAGCCCTGCACCTGCTGCGCGGCATCCTCCAGCATCCGGGCGAGCGCCGCGAGGCCGACCTGTCGGCCACCGCCCTGCGCTCCCTCGCCCAGGCCTATATCGAGCGGCGGCTGCACGACCCGGATCTCGGCCCGGCCGGCCTCTGCGCCGCCCTGCGCGTCTCGCGGACCCGCCTCTACGCGGCCTTCGCCGCGGAGGGCGGCATCGCCGCGGCGATCCGCGACGCGCGCCTCGACCGGGCGCATCGCCGCCTCTCCTCCGCCGCAGGCGACGCGGATACGATCGCGGGCGTCATGAAAGCCTGCGGCTACGTGGATGCGGCGAGTTTCAGCCGCGCCTTCCGCCGCCGCTTCGGGCTCGCCCCGCGGGACGTGCGCCCGACGCGGCGGTGA